The following nucleotide sequence is from uncultured Draconibacterium sp..
AGTACACGCGCTTTTTATCGGTAGAAATGCCCAGAAAAAAGCCAACATGGCCTTTCCACGATTCCGGACTTTCGCGCCAGAATACGACAACATCGCCCGGTTCCGGGTTTATAGTTTTTACGCCAACGTTTAACCACGAGCGGGCATTGGGTTTCTTCGAGTATTCCAGCCCGGCTTTCATTGCCACCCAGTTTACAAAATTACTACACCAGGGAATTTCGTCGGTTGTTATGCCTGCAATACCCGTTTCCTGAGCATATTTTAAAACTTCCGGATTGTGTTCAGAACCAACAATTTCTTCGGTTCCCAACTCGGCAAAAGCTATTTTTAATAAATCTTCCATTTTTTGTTTTTTTAGAGGTTTAAGAACTTTTTGGGATTAATGCTGGCAATGGTTTCAAAATCGTCGCCAAACGCCAATTTGAAATCAGAGAAATACTGCTCCATACTTGGCCCAAAAAATTGGGTGAGGTAGTAGTCTGAACCGTAAAGTATTTTTGATTTTTCGTAGTCGGAAAGTTTGTCGAAAAAACTGTTTTTGAAAGTACTTAACGTCTCTCGAATGCTAAATATTAAGTCTTGACTATCGGGCGATTCAATAATTGTTCCTTCTGAGAAACACGACAAATCGGTGTAAGCATTCGGATATTTTGGATTTTTAATGATATCGAAAATGGCCTTTGCCCAGTTGTCGATAAACCCGGTGCGGTAAAGAGCATTCCAAACTTCGGCGCGCTCGGCAATTGTAAGGTCGTCGCGCAAAATTCTCTTCCTGCGTTTTAGTGTATAAGCTTTTCTGATTATGGCTTTGTTTTTATCCGACAGCGACATGATTGCGTCTTCAAATTCTTCTTCGTCAACACGTTTCTGTTCATCAGGAAAATTATAGTTGATGTAATCCATTATTTGAGTGCTTCCACCAAAATGTGCAAAGTTGATGGTCAGGTTAGGAAACTTCTTCATAACCAGTTCCCATAACTGCGGATGGTTTAATTTTTTTGCCCTTTCGGCAATGGCTTTGTGCACTTTTCGACTAAAAAAACGTTCGTCGAAAACAAGTGGCTTTTTA
It contains:
- a CDS encoding TIGR02594 family protein is translated as MEDLLKIAFAELGTEEIVGSEHNPEVLKYAQETGIAGITTDEIPWCSNFVNWVAMKAGLEYSKKPNARSWLNVGVKTINPEPGDVVVFWRESPESWKGHVGFFLGISTDKKRVYCLGGNQGNRVSVSAYRINTVLSYQRLAAKQQLIIPDPVLQNGSKGTAVVALQDALKLLNINVGTSDGDFGPKTENGVKELQTRLPDLEINGIYNSETRDLLESLFQA